Proteins co-encoded in one Papilio machaon chromosome 24, ilPapMach1.1, whole genome shotgun sequence genomic window:
- the LOC106715498 gene encoding glycerol-3-phosphate acyltransferase 1, mitochondrial isoform X1 → MDTMISVWTVVEHVRVASGAAELAIFTAILYWFFTSSRVADMLEVVGERVGGWCGRDSSTSLRQAVRARRRQHNDVYSKLDAEIASRTSALYRVKEGPVVPPPQPPSRPPAGLACARCAPLSRESWHDPKASESSSVINILDIGRQNFANGGVVSRYLCDLAQCVNLVKYDYKDVVPSVVKDERFQRAIDDTTQEEMRKSNGTKPDGVSQSSHRYTETRRKVEARAMKVLMDISSAMSNNVLRLVAWLCHKAIRRIAGGGCSTRFACVERLRRAKAAGLPLVFVPLHRSHFDYILVTFTLYLTGLRPPLVAAGDNMRIPFFGWILRGCGAFYIRRRVDGSEYHGDPIYKSALRAYILNSLGANNNLEFFIEGGRTRTGKPQPPKAGILSVIMDAYLDGTIDDALLVPVTLNYERLVDGSFVREQLGMPKQMETFWSALRGIWRTLNTNHGGIRVDFNQPISLKELVTSFQKYNYLKAPIERCLTPPNNNLAVNLDRQILYNHSHSSLYGADVSTDHKMMVEAIGRHLVYDAAQSTALMSTNVISYVLLSEQRSGCTLQQLQHCVEVRGAALQADGRDLGYTGDTTSLVKHALEMLGRGVVRREGRQVRAQLTISAALELSYYANALVAHYAAPAILATALESIVCESDDDTVRHSELIESSLQLCEALSQEFILCPPCTRIEETMLTAISTLVACDVLTEVQENNGLEEQRWSRRFARSLDDDEDEVLDQTRLIKYRVSKTSEAVAERRRLLLTIRPLLEAYSMTCRNVSNGSQKTVVTNTLEALTEEFTQNRMPYGEAVSTDAIRNCLKLLRQWGVIEMYSEGKERKLRIIPPYDNKTNWDHVCNNVYKFNMDTPLLSVTK, encoded by the exons CCGTGTTGCGGATATGCTAGAGGTGGTGGGTGAGCGGGTAGGCGGGTGGTGCGGCCGCGACTCGTCCACGTCTCTGCGACAGGCAGTAAGAGCCCGGCGAAGACAACACAACGATGTCTACTCCAAACTCGATGCAGAGATTGCT TCACGCACATCAGCTCTGTACAGAGTTAAGGAAGGTCCGGTGGTTCCTCCGCCGCAGCCGCCCTCGCGTCCTCCTGCTGGCCTCGCGTGTGCCCGCTGCGCACCGCTGTCTAGG GAATCATGGCATGATCCGAAGGCGAGTGAGTCAAGTTCAGTAATCAATATACTGGACATAGGCCGTCAGAACTTCGCGAATGGCGGCGTGGTGTCCCGCTATTTATGCGACCTAGCACAGTGCGTCAACCTCGTCAAGTATGATTACAAGGATGTGGTGCCGAGC GTAGTGAAAGATGAACGTTTTCAACGTGCCATAGATGATACGACGCAAGAAGAGATGAGAAAATCTAATGGTACCAAACCAGATGGTGTCTCTCAGAGTTCCCACAGATATACTGAGACCAGGAGGAAAGTGGAAGCTCGTGCTATGAAGGTGCTTATGGACATCAGCTCGGCAATGTCTAATAATGTTCTAAG ACTAGTGGCATGGCTATGTCATAAGGCGATACGTCGCATCGCAGGCGGTGGTTGTAGTACTCGCTTCGCGTGTGTGGAGCGGTTACGACGGGCCAAAGCCGCGGGTCTACCGCTAGTGTTTGTGCCTCTACATCGCTCGCACTTTGATTACATTCTAGTCACTTTCACATTGTATCTTACTGGATTGAGGCCGCCTTTGGTAGCTGCGGGTGATAATATGAGAATACCTTTCTTTGG TTGGATTTTGCGTGGTTGTGGAGCTTTTTATATCAGACGACGAGTTGATGGTTCAGAATATCACGGCGACCCTATTTATAAATCAGCTCtcag ggCCTACATTCTTAATAGTTTGGGAGCGAACAACAACTTGGAGTTCTTTATAGAAGGAGGACGGACAAGAACGGGGAAACCGCAACCGCCTAAAG CTGGCATCCTATCTGTGATAATGGACGCGTACTTGGACGGTACAATTGACGATGCCCTTCTAGTACCTGTAACACTAAACTACGAGCGGTTGGTAGACGGCAGCTTCGTGCGCGAGCAACTTGGTATGCCGAAACAAATGGAGACCTTCTGGTCTGCGCTGCGAGGCATCTGGAGGACTTTGAATACCAACCACGGCGGGATAAGGGTTGACTTCAACCAGCCTATATCGCTTAAG GAGCTAGTGACGTCATTCCAGAAGTACAACTACCTGAAGGCGCCCATCGAGCGCTGTCTGACTCCGCCCAACAACAACCTGGCGGTGAACCTGGACCGTCAGATACTGTACAACCACAGCCACTCCAGTCTGTACGGCGCTGACGTCAGCACTGATCATAAGATGATGGTCGAGGCCATCGGCAGACATCTTGTATACG ACGCGGCGCAATCTACAGCCCTGATGAGTACAAACGTGATATCGTACGTACTGCTGAGTGAACAGCGCAGCGGCTGCACCTTGCAGCAGCTGCAGCACTGTGTGGAGGTGCGAGGTGCAGCGCTGCAAGCGGACGGCAGAGACCTCGGATACACTGGAGATACCACCTCGCTTGTCAAACATGCT CTGGAGATGCTGGGTCGCGGTGTGGTGCGGCGTGAGGGTCGTCAGGTGCGCGCGCAGCTCACAATCTCCGCTGCACTCGAGCTCTCGTACTACGCGAACGCGCTCGTCGCGCACTACGCCGCCCCCGCTATACTGG CTACCGCATTAGAGAGCATAGTATGTGAGAGCGATGATGACACAGTGCGACACAGTGAGCTGATAGAGTCATCTCTGCAGCTGTGTGAGGCGCTCAGTCAGGAGTTCATCCTGTGTCCGCCCTGCACCCGCATAGAGGAGACCATGCTCACCGCTATCAGTACCCTGGTAGCCTGTGACGTCCTCACTGAAGTACAG GAAAACAATGGATTAGAAGAACAGAGATGGTCGAGACGCTTCGCGAGGAGTTTGGACGACGACGAAGATGAGGTACTGGATCAAACCAGACTTATAAAGTATAGAGTGTCCAAGACATCTGAAGCTGTCGCTGAGAG gcGAAGACTGCTTTTAACAATCCGTCCATTGTTAGAGGCGTATTCAATGACCTGCAGGAATGTTAGCAATGGCTCGCAGAAGACGGTAGTCACCAATACACTGGAAGCATTGACTGAGGAGTTCACACAGAACAGAATGCCATATG gGGAAGCTGTGTCAACAGATGCAATTAGAAATTGTTTAAAGTTACTCCGACAATGGGGAGTAATAGAGATGTATTCAGAAGGAAAAGAGAGAAAGCTTCGGATAATCCCTCCATATGACAACAAAACTAATTGGGACCATGTCTGCAATAATGTCTATAAGTTTAACATGGACACCCCATTATTAAGTGTAACCAAGTGA
- the LOC106715498 gene encoding glycerol-3-phosphate acyltransferase 1, mitochondrial isoform X2: MLEVVGERVGGWCGRDSSTSLRQAVRARRRQHNDVYSKLDAEIASRTSALYRVKEGPVVPPPQPPSRPPAGLACARCAPLSRESWHDPKASESSSVINILDIGRQNFANGGVVSRYLCDLAQCVNLVKYDYKDVVPSVVKDERFQRAIDDTTQEEMRKSNGTKPDGVSQSSHRYTETRRKVEARAMKVLMDISSAMSNNVLRLVAWLCHKAIRRIAGGGCSTRFACVERLRRAKAAGLPLVFVPLHRSHFDYILVTFTLYLTGLRPPLVAAGDNMRIPFFGWILRGCGAFYIRRRVDGSEYHGDPIYKSALRAYILNSLGANNNLEFFIEGGRTRTGKPQPPKAGILSVIMDAYLDGTIDDALLVPVTLNYERLVDGSFVREQLGMPKQMETFWSALRGIWRTLNTNHGGIRVDFNQPISLKELVTSFQKYNYLKAPIERCLTPPNNNLAVNLDRQILYNHSHSSLYGADVSTDHKMMVEAIGRHLVYDAAQSTALMSTNVISYVLLSEQRSGCTLQQLQHCVEVRGAALQADGRDLGYTGDTTSLVKHALEMLGRGVVRREGRQVRAQLTISAALELSYYANALVAHYAAPAILATALESIVCESDDDTVRHSELIESSLQLCEALSQEFILCPPCTRIEETMLTAISTLVACDVLTEVQENNGLEEQRWSRRFARSLDDDEDEVLDQTRLIKYRVSKTSEAVAERRRLLLTIRPLLEAYSMTCRNVSNGSQKTVVTNTLEALTEEFTQNRMPYGEAVSTDAIRNCLKLLRQWGVIEMYSEGKERKLRIIPPYDNKTNWDHVCNNVYKFNMDTPLLSVTK; the protein is encoded by the exons ATGCTAGAGGTGGTGGGTGAGCGGGTAGGCGGGTGGTGCGGCCGCGACTCGTCCACGTCTCTGCGACAGGCAGTAAGAGCCCGGCGAAGACAACACAACGATGTCTACTCCAAACTCGATGCAGAGATTGCT TCACGCACATCAGCTCTGTACAGAGTTAAGGAAGGTCCGGTGGTTCCTCCGCCGCAGCCGCCCTCGCGTCCTCCTGCTGGCCTCGCGTGTGCCCGCTGCGCACCGCTGTCTAGG GAATCATGGCATGATCCGAAGGCGAGTGAGTCAAGTTCAGTAATCAATATACTGGACATAGGCCGTCAGAACTTCGCGAATGGCGGCGTGGTGTCCCGCTATTTATGCGACCTAGCACAGTGCGTCAACCTCGTCAAGTATGATTACAAGGATGTGGTGCCGAGC GTAGTGAAAGATGAACGTTTTCAACGTGCCATAGATGATACGACGCAAGAAGAGATGAGAAAATCTAATGGTACCAAACCAGATGGTGTCTCTCAGAGTTCCCACAGATATACTGAGACCAGGAGGAAAGTGGAAGCTCGTGCTATGAAGGTGCTTATGGACATCAGCTCGGCAATGTCTAATAATGTTCTAAG ACTAGTGGCATGGCTATGTCATAAGGCGATACGTCGCATCGCAGGCGGTGGTTGTAGTACTCGCTTCGCGTGTGTGGAGCGGTTACGACGGGCCAAAGCCGCGGGTCTACCGCTAGTGTTTGTGCCTCTACATCGCTCGCACTTTGATTACATTCTAGTCACTTTCACATTGTATCTTACTGGATTGAGGCCGCCTTTGGTAGCTGCGGGTGATAATATGAGAATACCTTTCTTTGG TTGGATTTTGCGTGGTTGTGGAGCTTTTTATATCAGACGACGAGTTGATGGTTCAGAATATCACGGCGACCCTATTTATAAATCAGCTCtcag ggCCTACATTCTTAATAGTTTGGGAGCGAACAACAACTTGGAGTTCTTTATAGAAGGAGGACGGACAAGAACGGGGAAACCGCAACCGCCTAAAG CTGGCATCCTATCTGTGATAATGGACGCGTACTTGGACGGTACAATTGACGATGCCCTTCTAGTACCTGTAACACTAAACTACGAGCGGTTGGTAGACGGCAGCTTCGTGCGCGAGCAACTTGGTATGCCGAAACAAATGGAGACCTTCTGGTCTGCGCTGCGAGGCATCTGGAGGACTTTGAATACCAACCACGGCGGGATAAGGGTTGACTTCAACCAGCCTATATCGCTTAAG GAGCTAGTGACGTCATTCCAGAAGTACAACTACCTGAAGGCGCCCATCGAGCGCTGTCTGACTCCGCCCAACAACAACCTGGCGGTGAACCTGGACCGTCAGATACTGTACAACCACAGCCACTCCAGTCTGTACGGCGCTGACGTCAGCACTGATCATAAGATGATGGTCGAGGCCATCGGCAGACATCTTGTATACG ACGCGGCGCAATCTACAGCCCTGATGAGTACAAACGTGATATCGTACGTACTGCTGAGTGAACAGCGCAGCGGCTGCACCTTGCAGCAGCTGCAGCACTGTGTGGAGGTGCGAGGTGCAGCGCTGCAAGCGGACGGCAGAGACCTCGGATACACTGGAGATACCACCTCGCTTGTCAAACATGCT CTGGAGATGCTGGGTCGCGGTGTGGTGCGGCGTGAGGGTCGTCAGGTGCGCGCGCAGCTCACAATCTCCGCTGCACTCGAGCTCTCGTACTACGCGAACGCGCTCGTCGCGCACTACGCCGCCCCCGCTATACTGG CTACCGCATTAGAGAGCATAGTATGTGAGAGCGATGATGACACAGTGCGACACAGTGAGCTGATAGAGTCATCTCTGCAGCTGTGTGAGGCGCTCAGTCAGGAGTTCATCCTGTGTCCGCCCTGCACCCGCATAGAGGAGACCATGCTCACCGCTATCAGTACCCTGGTAGCCTGTGACGTCCTCACTGAAGTACAG GAAAACAATGGATTAGAAGAACAGAGATGGTCGAGACGCTTCGCGAGGAGTTTGGACGACGACGAAGATGAGGTACTGGATCAAACCAGACTTATAAAGTATAGAGTGTCCAAGACATCTGAAGCTGTCGCTGAGAG gcGAAGACTGCTTTTAACAATCCGTCCATTGTTAGAGGCGTATTCAATGACCTGCAGGAATGTTAGCAATGGCTCGCAGAAGACGGTAGTCACCAATACACTGGAAGCATTGACTGAGGAGTTCACACAGAACAGAATGCCATATG gGGAAGCTGTGTCAACAGATGCAATTAGAAATTGTTTAAAGTTACTCCGACAATGGGGAGTAATAGAGATGTATTCAGAAGGAAAAGAGAGAAAGCTTCGGATAATCCCTCCATATGACAACAAAACTAATTGGGACCATGTCTGCAATAATGTCTATAAGTTTAACATGGACACCCCATTATTAAGTGTAACCAAGTGA